A stretch of Lathyrus oleraceus cultivar Zhongwan6 chromosome 6, CAAS_Psat_ZW6_1.0, whole genome shotgun sequence DNA encodes these proteins:
- the LOC127098393 gene encoding uncharacterized protein LOC127098393 — protein sequence MPGLPQFSNGSSPTMSSISANGFWSKNSDDVGYNQLHKFWSELSPQARQELLRIDKQTLFEQARKNMYCSRCNGLLLEGFLQIVMYGKSLQPDGTGVQFPCGRPGALKNQSFGGSSVSYGVQDEIRDPSVHPWGGLTTTREGSLTLMDCYLYSKSLKGLQIVFDGARARERERELLYPDACGGGGRGWISQGIVSYGRGHGTRETCALHTARLSCDTLVDFWSALGEETRQSLLRMKEEDFIERLMFRFDSKRFCRDCRRNVIREFKELKELKRMRREPRCTSWFCVADTAFQYEVSDDSIQADWRQTFADTVGSYHHFEWAVGTTEGKSDILEFENVGTSGCVQASGLDLGGLSACFITLRAWKLDGRCTEFCVKAHALKGQECVHCRLIVGDGYVTITKGESIKRFFEHAEEAEEEEDDDLMDKDGNELDGECTRPQKHAKSPELAREFLLDAATVIFKEQVEKAFREGTARQNAHSIFVCLALKLLEERVHVACKEIVTLEKQTKLLEEEEKEKREEEERRERKRTKEREKKLRRKERLKGKDKNKERNCSESIDVPSSPESPKEEELSAPVDSERNNAITCMNSGNANDEANLSQCDYLNIQDDDFSSESSTLRAQDCTYGDYDGDDIANAHDRNDTFTAEQPKFYNQRLRYRKDFQPDMSSKWSERSEPRHYGDNFGTSSRGINVLNRQSKINVPKTSGRNIGHKCNEKPYSSNYRMCEKYDFHSCSCSLNNRMTRSSWEMKAAGKSESNVDTSRQFFRGSKYNQVDLMHESSGRPKSRVFSGNYFQSKKVWEPTESFNKYARSNSDSDVTLRSTGKVFEFDSVRSPVDEIDDSGEIDNDGSDLKRSGMTEGCQNDLDAEAEGSCSSIETRRSTLHNSSDRSQGSISSSDNCSSCLSEGDNNTTSSTHENTESSNSDSEDASQIYEVRGSSVRDDNDLSGHYEPEIKNTHDANGDSLSNKSQSVPSLDVAESESLGNPVLETVQNFENGSVQNFENGFSSTNVCSQPGSMLPPMANRNIQFPVFQTPPAMSYYHQNPASWPPVAPTNGLMPILHPNQYMYAGPLGYNLNEDPRYCLQYGSLQQSTPQFNHAAIPVYHPVARAKGINEEELTQTSKPSSMQDHLHESIAERFVPYTANSRKAVLSREDRHGHGNSAKSQDSNNDFSLFHFGGPVAFSNRCKGAAASSGNVGDFNSKSFPDQVDKEHGCSKKENAFIEEYNLFAASNTWFTIF from the exons ATGCCAGGATTACCCCAATTCAGTAATGGCTCATCACCAACAATGAGCTCTATCTCTGCCAATGGATTTTGGTCTAAGAATAGCGACGATGTTGGTTACAATCAGCTCCACAAG TTCTGGAGTGAGCTGTCGCCACAAGCGCGGCAGGAACTCTTGAGAATAGACAAGCAAACCCTTTTCGAGCAAGCTCGGAAAAACATGTACTGCTCGAGATGCAACGGATTGCTTCTTGAAGGCTTTTTGCAGATTGTTATGTATGGGAAATCTTTGCAGCCAGATGGAACAGGGGTTCAGTTTCCTTGTGGCAGACCCGGGGCTCTGAAAAATCAAAGTTTTGGTGGATCGTCTGTTTCCTACGGGGTCCAAGATGAAATTCGAGATCCATCGGTTCATCCTTGGGGAGGTTTGACGACGACGCGTGAGGGTTCACTCACACTTATGGACTGCTACTTGTATTCAAAGTCTTTGAAAGGATTGCAAATT GTATTTGACGGTGCACGTGCTAGAGAGCGGGAAAGAGAACTGCTTTATCCTGATGCCTGTGGTGGCGGAGGCCGTGGTTGGATAAGCCAAGGTATAGTGAGTTATGGTAGAGGGCATGGCACGCGGGAAACCTGTGCCCTGCATACTGCCAGACTTTCATGTGATACGCTGGTGGATTTTTGGTCAGCATTAGGCGAGGAGACAAGACAATCTCTTCTAAGGATGAAGGAAGAAGATTTTATTGAGAGACTCATGTTCAG GTTTGATAGCAAGAGGTTTTGCAGAGACTGTAGAAGAAATGTTATTCGAGAATTCAAGGAGCTAAAAGAACTTAAGCGCATGCGTAGAGAACCTCGTTGCACCAGTTGGTTTTGTGTTGCTGATACCGCCTTTCAGTATGAG GTATCAGATGACTCAATTCAAGCTGATTGGCGCCAAACATTTGCGGATACTGTGGGATCATATCATCACTTTGAGTGGGCTGTCGGGACAACCGAAGGAAAATCAGACATTTTGGAATTTGAAAATGTTGGAACGAGTGGATGTGTTCAAGCTAGTGGCTTAGATCTTGGTGGCTTGAGTGCATGCTTCATTACCCTCCGAGCTTGGAAACTAGATGGACGGTGTACTGAGTTTTGTGTTAAAGCTCATGCATTGAAAGGTCAAGAGTGCGTACATTGCAGGCTAATTGTAGGGGATGGTTATGTTACAATCACAAAAGGAGAAAGTATAAAAAGATTCTTTGAGCATGCTGAAGAGGCTGAAGAAGAAGAG GATGATGATTTGATGGACAAAGATGGGAATGAGCTTGATGGAGAATGCACCCGTCCGCAAAAGCATGCAAAGAGCCCTGAACTTGCTCGAGAGTTTCTTCTAGATGCGGCTACGGTTATATTCAAAGAACAG GTAGAAAAGGCTTTTAGAGAAGGAACAGCACGTCAAAATGCGCATAGCATATTTGTTTGTCTTGCACTAAAACTGCTGGAGGAACGAGTTCATGTTGCATGCAAGGAGATCGTTACATTAGAAAAGCAG ACAAAACTTCTTGAAGAGGAGGAAAAGGAAAAACGTGAAGAAGAAGAGCGCAGGGAGAGGAAAAGAACAAAAGAAAGGGAGAAAAAGCTTAGGAGAAAGGAAAGACTAAAAGGAAAGGataaaaataaagaaagaaaTTGTTCCGAGTCAATTGATGTTCCTAGCTCTCCTGAAAGCCCAAAGGAAGAAGAACTGTCTGCACCGGTTGATTCAGAGCGAAATAATGCTATAACATGCATGAATTCAGGTAATGCAAACGATGAGGCTAATTTATCACAGTGTGATTACCTGAACATCCAAGATGACGACTTCTCAAGTGAGTCTAGTACTCTCAGAGCACAAGACTGTACTTATGGTGACTATGATGGAGACGACATTGCAAATGCACATGACAGGAATGATACTTTTACAGCTGAGCAGCCAAAGTTTTATAATCAAAGACTTAGATATAGGAAAGATTTTCAACCTGATATGTCTTCAAAGTGGTCTGAGAGATCTGAGCCAAGACACTATGGAGATAATTTTGGAACATCTTCCAGGGGAATCAATGTATTGAACCGACAATCAAAAATAAATGTTCCGAAAACCAGCGGTCGTAACATAGGTCATAAGTGTAACGAGAAACCCTATAGTTCCAACTACCGGATGTGTGAAAAATATGATTTCCATTCATGCAGTTGTAGCTTGAACAATAGAATGACCAGAAGTAGTTGGGAGATGAAAGCTGCTGGTAAGTCTGAATCTAATGTAGATACATCTAGGCAGTTTTTTCGTGGTAGTAAGTATAATCAGGTAGACTTAATGCATGAGAGTAGCGGAAGACCCAAAAGCAGAGTCTTCTCAGGAAACTATTTTCAATCAAAGAAAGTTTGGGAACCTACGGAATCTTTTAACAAGTATGCTCGTAGTAATTCAGACTCTGATGTTACATTGAGGTCCACAGGTAAGGTATTTGAGTTTGATTCGGTCAGGTCGCCTGTTGACGAAATTGATGATTCGGGTGAAATTGACAATGATGGTAGTGATTTGAAGAGAAGTGGAATGACCGAAGGCTGTCAGAATGATCTTGATGCAGAAGCCGAAGGATCTTGCAGCTCCATAGAAACGAGGAGATCTACCTTACATAATTCTTCTGATCGCAGTCAAGGTAGCATTTCTAGTTCTGATAACTGCTCATCATGCCTTAGTGAGGGTGATAATAATACGACCTCTTCAACCCATGAAAATACAGAATCTTCAAATTCAGATTCTGAAGATGCTAGCCAGATATACGAGGTAAGAGGTAGTTCAGTCCGCGATGACAATGATTTGTCTGGCCATTATGAACCTGAGATCAAGAATACTCATGACGCAAATGGTGATAGTCTGTCGAACAAGTCCCAATCTGTTCCATCCTTAGATGTAGCAGAAAGCGAATCGTTAGGGAATCCGGTGTTAGAAACTGTCcaaaattttgaaaatggtagtgtccaaaattttgaaaatggtttttCTTCCACCAATGTATGTTCTCAACCTGGAAGCATGCTTCCTCCAATGGCAAACCGAAACATACAATTTCCCGTGTTTCAAACTCCCCCGGCAATGAGTTATTACCATCAAAATCCAGCTTCATGGCCGCCAGTTGCTCCCACAAATGGGTTGATGCCCATTCTACACCCAAATCAGTATATGTATGCAGGCCCTCTTGGATATAACTTAAACGAGGATCCACGCTACTGCTTGCAGTATGGTTCCTTGCAACAATCGACACCACAGTTCAACCATGCTGCTATTCCAGTTTATCATCCAGTTGCGAGAGCTAAGGGCATAAATGAAGAGGAATTGACTCAAACTTCTAAGCCATCATCTATGCAAGATCATTTGCATGAATCTATTGCAGAAAGGTTCGTTCCATATACAGCTAATTCCAGAAAAGCAGTACTGAGCCGGGAAGACCGACATGGACATGGCAATTCTGCCAAGTCACAAGATAGTAACAATGACTTTTCATTGTTTCATTTTGGCGGGCCAGTAGCCTTTTCAAATCGATGCAAAGGAGCTGCTGCGTCTTCAGGCAATGTTGGAGATTTTAACTCAAAAAGTTTTCCAGATCAAGTCGATAAAGAACATGGTTGCAGTAAGAAAGAGAACGCTTTCATAGAGGAGTACAATTTGTTTGCCGCGAGTAATACCTGGTTCACAATTTTCTAA